The following are encoded in a window of Ricinus communis isolate WT05 ecotype wild-type chromosome 4, ASM1957865v1, whole genome shotgun sequence genomic DNA:
- the LOC8274455 gene encoding zinc finger CCCH domain-containing protein 56 isoform X2, producing the protein MTVQGRTDNDVEGFKQSVCDESEIGVVGLWYGHQRLSKKRVLEHRTPLMVAAKYGSVDVVKLILALPEVDVNFSCGSDKCTALHCAVSGGSINAIDVVKLLLLAGADPSISDANGHRPADVISASPNFPYSKSALEELLKNNGSVRQLDLQVSTNGSRSSSTSISWSSVEGSLSSTSGSVLSSINCKPIDLHVSSAKKEYPVDPSLPDIKNSIYTTDEFRMFSFKVQPCSRAYSHDWTECPFVHPGENARRRDPRRFNYSCMPCPDHRKGACRRGDFCEYSHGIFECWLHPSQYRTRLCKDGTSCTRRVCFFAHTSEELRPTYASTDVALPLPQASAMDFTAALNLLSGSLSAVSPMSHFPYTPPMSPSGNDIHLPMAWPQQDTSNMQILGNNLQGSRLRTSLSGRYVSPEEFNRFQDIELQKLHLRNEQSCVPQPHHRISSTNISARLKQLNPSNQDRLLSSQNADQMDAASMFSPSYKSAVINKLQQQSMLSPIKTSGFSLKNIDHPLLQVSFDSSSPRTMSPRINEPISLASSQLQLQLGSLSSRELGSDLPYDLGYDGVSLWPKQKPADENVDWSIQADEVGQLQKSCSNVRCGEEPDVSWVHSMLKESSSETEETGLVSVSGNGEGSTPNPPNESNDLVGLRAWLEGMQLDQMVA; encoded by the exons ATGACCGTACAGGGAAGAA CGGATAACGACGTCGAGGGTTTCAAGCAGTCAGTATGTGATGAATCTGAGATTGGGGTGGTTGGACTTTGGTATGGTCATCAGAGGTTGTCAAAGAAGAGGGTTCTTGAGCATCGCACCCCGCTGATGGTTGCTGCTAAATATGGCAGTGTTGATGTCGTGAAGCTCATTCTTGCACTACCAGAGGTGGATGTGAATTTTTCTTGTGGTTCAGACAAGTGCACTGCCCTTCATTGTGCTGTTTCCGGTGGATCTATTAATGCTATTGATGTGGTTAAGCTGCTTTTACTTGCTGGTGCTGATCCCAGTATTTCTGATGCCAACGGGCATCGCCCGGCTGATGTTATTTCTGCTTCCCCAAATTTTCCCTATTCTAAAAGTGCCCTTGAAGAGCTCTTGAAGAATAATGGTTCTGTTCGTCAATTGGATCTACAAGTTTCAACTAATGGTTCGAGATCCAGTTCCACATCCATTTCATGGTCTTCAGTAGAGGGTTCCTTATCTTCGACCTCAGGTTCAGTGTTGTCATCAATTAATTGTAAGCCTATTGATCTACATGTTTCATCTGCAAAGAAAGAATATCCTGTTGATCCATCTCTTCCTGATATTAAGAATAGCATTTACACTACCGATGAGTTTCGGATGTTCTCCTTTAAAGTTCAGCCTTGTTCCCGGGCCTATTCCCATGATTGGACTGAGTGTCCTTTTGTTCATCCTGGTGAGAATGCACGCAGAAGAGACCCAAGGAGGTTCAACTATAGTTGTATGCCGTGCCCAGACCATAGGAAGGGGGCATGTAGGCGGGGCGATTTCTGTGAATACTCTCATGGGATTTTTGAGTGCTGGTTACACCCAAGCCAGTACAGGACTCGACTTTGCAAGGATGGCACTAGTTGCACACGCAGGGTGTGCTTTTTTGCCCATACATCTGAGGAACTTAGGCCCACGTATGCATCTACTGATGTTGCTCTGCCATTACCACAAGCATCCGCCATGGATTTCACTGCAGCCTTGAATCTTTTGTCTGGTTCCCTTTCAGCAGTTTCTCCCATGTCACATTTTCCATACACTCCGCCTATGTCTCCTTCTGGCAATGATATCCATTTGCCCATGGCTTGGCCTCAACAGGACACCTCAAATATGCAAATCCTAGGTAACAATCTTCAAGGCAGCCGTCTGAGGACTTCTCTCAGTGGAAGATACGTTTCACCTGAGGAGTTTAATAGGTTTCAAGATATTGAATTGCAAAAACTGCATCTCCGGAATGAGCAGTCATGTGTTCCTCAGCCACATCACAGAATTTCCTCTACAAATATATCTGCTCGCCTGAAACAGTTGAACCCATCTAATCAAGACAGGCTTCTGTCTTCCCAGAACGCTGATCAAATGGATGCTGCATCTATGTTCTCCCCTTCTTACAAATCTGCAGTTATTAATAAACTTCAGCAGCAAAGCATGCTATCACCCATTAAGACAAGCGgcttttctttaaagaataTTGATCATCCTCTTTTGCAGGTTTCGTTTGACTCTTCCTCACCGAGGACTATGTCACCTAGAATCAATGAGCCTATATCCCTAGCAAGCTCTCAGCTGCAACTGCAATTAGGCAGCCTAAGCTCAAGGGAACTTGGTTCAGACCTCCCTTATGATCTTGGATACGATGGTGTCAGTTTATGGCCAAAACAGAAACCTGCTGACGAGAATGTGGATTGGTCTATTCAAGCAGATGAAGTGGGTCAGTTACAAAAATCATGTTCAAATGTGCGTTGTGGGGAGGAGCCCGACGTTTCATGGGTTCATTCAATGTTGAAGGAATCTTCATCTGAGACAGAAGAAACAGGTCTTGTCTCAGTCTCGGGTAATGGTGAGGGTTCTACTCCAAATCCTCCCAATGAATCCAATGATCTTGTGGGTCTGCGAGCTTGGCTTGAGGGAATGCAGCTTGATCAGATGGTTGCTTag
- the LOC8274455 gene encoding zinc finger CCCH domain-containing protein 56 isoform X1, with protein sequence MNNSVDTVGTEHSFSVLLEYAADNDVEGFKQSVCDESEIGVVGLWYGHQRLSKKRVLEHRTPLMVAAKYGSVDVVKLILALPEVDVNFSCGSDKCTALHCAVSGGSINAIDVVKLLLLAGADPSISDANGHRPADVISASPNFPYSKSALEELLKNNGSVRQLDLQVSTNGSRSSSTSISWSSVEGSLSSTSGSVLSSINCKPIDLHVSSAKKEYPVDPSLPDIKNSIYTTDEFRMFSFKVQPCSRAYSHDWTECPFVHPGENARRRDPRRFNYSCMPCPDHRKGACRRGDFCEYSHGIFECWLHPSQYRTRLCKDGTSCTRRVCFFAHTSEELRPTYASTDVALPLPQASAMDFTAALNLLSGSLSAVSPMSHFPYTPPMSPSGNDIHLPMAWPQQDTSNMQILGNNLQGSRLRTSLSGRYVSPEEFNRFQDIELQKLHLRNEQSCVPQPHHRISSTNISARLKQLNPSNQDRLLSSQNADQMDAASMFSPSYKSAVINKLQQQSMLSPIKTSGFSLKNIDHPLLQVSFDSSSPRTMSPRINEPISLASSQLQLQLGSLSSRELGSDLPYDLGYDGVSLWPKQKPADENVDWSIQADEVGQLQKSCSNVRCGEEPDVSWVHSMLKESSSETEETGLVSVSGNGEGSTPNPPNESNDLVGLRAWLEGMQLDQMVA encoded by the coding sequence ATGAATAATTCAGTAGACACAGTTGGAACTGAACATTCTTTTTCTGTGTTGCTCGAGTATGCAGCGGATAACGACGTCGAGGGTTTCAAGCAGTCAGTATGTGATGAATCTGAGATTGGGGTGGTTGGACTTTGGTATGGTCATCAGAGGTTGTCAAAGAAGAGGGTTCTTGAGCATCGCACCCCGCTGATGGTTGCTGCTAAATATGGCAGTGTTGATGTCGTGAAGCTCATTCTTGCACTACCAGAGGTGGATGTGAATTTTTCTTGTGGTTCAGACAAGTGCACTGCCCTTCATTGTGCTGTTTCCGGTGGATCTATTAATGCTATTGATGTGGTTAAGCTGCTTTTACTTGCTGGTGCTGATCCCAGTATTTCTGATGCCAACGGGCATCGCCCGGCTGATGTTATTTCTGCTTCCCCAAATTTTCCCTATTCTAAAAGTGCCCTTGAAGAGCTCTTGAAGAATAATGGTTCTGTTCGTCAATTGGATCTACAAGTTTCAACTAATGGTTCGAGATCCAGTTCCACATCCATTTCATGGTCTTCAGTAGAGGGTTCCTTATCTTCGACCTCAGGTTCAGTGTTGTCATCAATTAATTGTAAGCCTATTGATCTACATGTTTCATCTGCAAAGAAAGAATATCCTGTTGATCCATCTCTTCCTGATATTAAGAATAGCATTTACACTACCGATGAGTTTCGGATGTTCTCCTTTAAAGTTCAGCCTTGTTCCCGGGCCTATTCCCATGATTGGACTGAGTGTCCTTTTGTTCATCCTGGTGAGAATGCACGCAGAAGAGACCCAAGGAGGTTCAACTATAGTTGTATGCCGTGCCCAGACCATAGGAAGGGGGCATGTAGGCGGGGCGATTTCTGTGAATACTCTCATGGGATTTTTGAGTGCTGGTTACACCCAAGCCAGTACAGGACTCGACTTTGCAAGGATGGCACTAGTTGCACACGCAGGGTGTGCTTTTTTGCCCATACATCTGAGGAACTTAGGCCCACGTATGCATCTACTGATGTTGCTCTGCCATTACCACAAGCATCCGCCATGGATTTCACTGCAGCCTTGAATCTTTTGTCTGGTTCCCTTTCAGCAGTTTCTCCCATGTCACATTTTCCATACACTCCGCCTATGTCTCCTTCTGGCAATGATATCCATTTGCCCATGGCTTGGCCTCAACAGGACACCTCAAATATGCAAATCCTAGGTAACAATCTTCAAGGCAGCCGTCTGAGGACTTCTCTCAGTGGAAGATACGTTTCACCTGAGGAGTTTAATAGGTTTCAAGATATTGAATTGCAAAAACTGCATCTCCGGAATGAGCAGTCATGTGTTCCTCAGCCACATCACAGAATTTCCTCTACAAATATATCTGCTCGCCTGAAACAGTTGAACCCATCTAATCAAGACAGGCTTCTGTCTTCCCAGAACGCTGATCAAATGGATGCTGCATCTATGTTCTCCCCTTCTTACAAATCTGCAGTTATTAATAAACTTCAGCAGCAAAGCATGCTATCACCCATTAAGACAAGCGgcttttctttaaagaataTTGATCATCCTCTTTTGCAGGTTTCGTTTGACTCTTCCTCACCGAGGACTATGTCACCTAGAATCAATGAGCCTATATCCCTAGCAAGCTCTCAGCTGCAACTGCAATTAGGCAGCCTAAGCTCAAGGGAACTTGGTTCAGACCTCCCTTATGATCTTGGATACGATGGTGTCAGTTTATGGCCAAAACAGAAACCTGCTGACGAGAATGTGGATTGGTCTATTCAAGCAGATGAAGTGGGTCAGTTACAAAAATCATGTTCAAATGTGCGTTGTGGGGAGGAGCCCGACGTTTCATGGGTTCATTCAATGTTGAAGGAATCTTCATCTGAGACAGAAGAAACAGGTCTTGTCTCAGTCTCGGGTAATGGTGAGGGTTCTACTCCAAATCCTCCCAATGAATCCAATGATCTTGTGGGTCTGCGAGCTTGGCTTGAGGGAATGCAGCTTGATCAGATGGTTGCTTag